Proteins from one Streptomyces roseifaciens genomic window:
- a CDS encoding type 1 glutamine amidotransferase domain-containing protein, whose product MRIAFLAAPEGVEQVELTDPWRAVLEASGAPRLVSTKTGRIQAYHHLDKADTFAVDEDVATARAGDFDGLVLPGGVANPDFLRTDERAVSFVKDFFDAGKPVAAICHAPWTLVEAGVVRGRTLTSWPSLRTDIRNAGGTWVDEEVKVCTCAPATLITSRKPADLKAFCAAFMTEFRKASGD is encoded by the coding sequence ATGCGGATCGCATTCCTGGCGGCACCGGAGGGTGTCGAACAGGTCGAGCTGACGGACCCCTGGCGGGCCGTGCTGGAGGCCTCCGGCGCGCCGCGGCTGGTGTCGACGAAGACCGGCCGCATCCAGGCCTACCACCACCTCGACAAGGCCGACACCTTCGCCGTCGACGAGGACGTGGCCACGGCGCGGGCCGGGGACTTCGACGGGCTCGTCCTGCCGGGCGGCGTCGCCAACCCCGACTTCCTGCGCACGGACGAGCGCGCCGTCTCCTTCGTCAAGGACTTCTTCGACGCGGGCAAGCCGGTCGCGGCGATCTGCCACGCCCCGTGGACCCTGGTCGAGGCCGGCGTCGTGCGCGGCCGCACCCTCACGTCCTGGCCGAGCCTGCGCACCGACATCCGCAACGCGGGCGGCACCTGGGTGGACGAGGAGGTCAAGGTCTGCACCTGCGCCCCCGCCACCCTGATCACCAGCCGCAAGCCGGCCGACCTCAAGGCGTTCTGCGCGGCCTTCATGACCGAGTTCCGCAAGGCGTCCGGCGACTGA
- a CDS encoding SDR family oxidoreductase codes for MSQTVVITGASAGIGRATARMFARRGARVALLARGDGGLAAAAAEVAELGGKALVLPTDVADHAQVEAAAAATEEAFGPIDVWVNAAFVSVFAPFTRIEPDEYERVTAVTYLGCVHGTRAALRRMLPRDAGTIVQVGSALGHRSVPLQSAYCGAKHAVNGFTSAVRTELLARHSHVRVTVVQMPAVNTPQFSWVLSRLPNHPRPVAPVYQPEVAARAVLHAAGHPRRKQYYVGAPTVATILADKVAPALLDRYLARTGIDAQQTDEQVRADRPHNLWEPVDDTGGGDYGAHGVFDAESHARSPQAALARHPLLLPAAALLGTAAAVRTVLRRRRD; via the coding sequence ATGAGCCAGACCGTCGTCATCACCGGTGCCAGCGCCGGGATCGGCCGCGCGACGGCCCGCATGTTCGCCCGCCGGGGCGCACGGGTGGCGCTGCTGGCCCGGGGCGACGGCGGGCTGGCGGCCGCCGCGGCCGAGGTCGCCGAGCTGGGCGGAAAGGCCCTGGTGCTGCCCACCGACGTGGCCGACCACGCCCAGGTGGAGGCCGCGGCGGCTGCTACGGAGGAGGCGTTCGGCCCGATCGACGTGTGGGTCAACGCGGCCTTCGTCTCCGTCTTCGCCCCGTTCACCCGCATCGAGCCGGACGAGTACGAGCGCGTCACCGCCGTCACCTACCTCGGCTGCGTCCACGGCACCCGGGCCGCGCTGCGCCGGATGCTGCCGCGCGACGCGGGCACGATCGTCCAGGTCGGCTCGGCGCTCGGCCACCGCTCCGTGCCCCTGCAGTCCGCCTACTGCGGCGCCAAGCACGCCGTCAACGGCTTCACCTCGGCCGTACGGACCGAGCTGCTCGCCCGGCACAGCCACGTGCGCGTGACGGTCGTGCAGATGCCCGCGGTCAACACGCCCCAGTTCTCCTGGGTCCTGTCCCGGCTGCCGAACCACCCCCGGCCCGTGGCGCCCGTCTACCAGCCCGAGGTCGCCGCCCGCGCCGTCCTCCACGCGGCCGGGCACCCGCGGCGCAAGCAGTACTACGTCGGCGCCCCGACCGTCGCGACGATCCTCGCCGACAAGGTGGCCCCCGCCCTCCTGGACCGCTACCTCGCCCGTACCGGCATCGACGCGCAGCAGACCGACGAGCAGGTGCGGGCGGACCGGCCGCACAACCTGTGGGAGCCGGTGGACGACACCGGAGGGGGCGACTACGGCGCGCACGGCGTCTTCGACGCCGAGTCCCACGCGCGCTCCCCGCAGGCCGCCCTCGCCCGCCACCCCCTCCTGCTCCCGGCCGCCGCGCTGCTCGGCACGGCCGCCGCCGTCCGCACGGTCCTGCGGCGGCGCCGGGACTGA
- a CDS encoding helix-turn-helix transcriptional regulator: MHDILKAAGDGRGQSILIEGTAGMGRTRLLRHAMDQAGEHGLHLLSARARASEQDVEYSIAQQLMAGARSILDSAGVGQEGPGGRAVPWEAHTNCPAPYAPHAAPGSEAVHPLARLLSTGTPLMLAIDDLQWADTASLRCLGYLMARLENTPVALVATVALGETPGDAVLAEVLSSFRHRVLLRDLTTEDTARIAADTFTVPDAADAAPDPRFVAACRTATGGSPYLLEALFRVMRLHGLRPDADAARRIGELAPVEVADTLLPRYDRAYPGAAAVLQATAVLDGSATTPMIARLLGLDALGAADVVDALVRAGALTGQDTVVGFARPVLRAAVLARIPPSRRDALHARAAQLLHESGAPAERVATQLLRVRSTLGLHWTCSVLCTAAGEVIQRGEPDRARAYLHRGLEECEGLCRAKLLRALGEIELAADPAAAVEHLRRALVLQPDAAGRADIRLCIAHALQLLGRPEEAERVLLEGVAEARSAEESSAAVLRAERCLLRELNHAVDAAVEADCAGVGDLLPLEAGATPGERHTRLSLAALRSSRRGEERDRAVHQARQALQEEHTSLDWRIATRTVPLQVLARADELDLALSECQALLDRARAEGSRTLLTIAHSMRAEVRYRTGDIPGCLEDARSALEPAGTSPSGHWSRTGQAVAAVVASLLETGELREANRALSDFALDGDVPEGAGFAALLFHRGRLRVACGHPQAGLADLLECGRRLAAAGQLNPAVLSWRSEAALVHAALGERDTALVLVDEELARARQWGGRRATGRALRATGLLAKGLGGEEALREAVEVLEESSARLDLARVLTDLGILMRKSSRLGEAREHLRRAQSLAEQCGAAVLAQTARQELLVAGARPRRPTEVGIDALTPTERRVALMAVAKFTNREIAGKLFVTQRTVELHLSRVYRKLAVTGRSGLAEYFAELPESGSAGSEHPAERAWTDVRGGARDKAAV; this comes from the coding sequence GTGCACGACATCCTGAAAGCCGCCGGCGACGGCCGGGGCCAGAGCATCCTCATCGAAGGCACGGCCGGCATGGGGCGCACCAGGCTCCTGCGCCACGCCATGGACCAGGCCGGCGAGCACGGCCTCCACCTGCTCTCCGCACGGGCCCGCGCCTCCGAGCAGGACGTCGAGTACAGCATCGCCCAGCAGCTCATGGCCGGGGCCCGGAGCATCCTGGACAGCGCGGGCGTGGGTCAGGAGGGCCCGGGGGGCCGGGCCGTCCCCTGGGAGGCGCATACGAACTGCCCCGCCCCGTACGCCCCGCACGCCGCGCCCGGCTCCGAGGCCGTTCACCCGCTCGCCCGGCTGCTGTCCACGGGCACCCCGCTGATGCTGGCCATCGACGACCTCCAGTGGGCCGACACGGCATCCCTGCGCTGCCTCGGCTACCTGATGGCCCGGCTGGAGAACACCCCGGTCGCCCTCGTCGCCACCGTCGCCCTCGGCGAGACGCCCGGTGACGCGGTGCTGGCGGAGGTGCTCTCCTCGTTCCGCCACCGGGTCCTCTTACGGGACCTCACCACCGAGGACACCGCCCGGATCGCCGCCGACACCTTCACCGTCCCGGACGCCGCCGACGCCGCGCCCGACCCCCGCTTCGTGGCCGCGTGCCGCACCGCCACCGGCGGCAGCCCCTACCTGCTCGAAGCCCTCTTCCGCGTCATGCGCCTGCACGGCCTGCGGCCCGACGCCGACGCCGCGCGCCGCATCGGGGAGCTCGCCCCCGTGGAGGTCGCCGACACCCTGCTGCCGCGCTACGACCGCGCCTACCCCGGCGCCGCCGCCGTGCTCCAGGCCACCGCGGTCCTCGACGGCTCCGCCACCACCCCCATGATCGCCCGGCTGCTCGGGCTGGACGCCCTGGGCGCGGCCGACGTCGTCGACGCCCTCGTCCGTGCCGGCGCCCTCACCGGGCAGGACACCGTCGTCGGCTTCGCCCGCCCGGTCCTGCGCGCCGCGGTCCTGGCCCGCATCCCGCCCAGCCGCCGCGACGCCCTGCACGCCCGCGCCGCCCAGCTCCTCCACGAGTCGGGCGCCCCCGCCGAGCGCGTGGCCACCCAGCTCCTGCGCGTCCGCAGCACCCTCGGCCTGCACTGGACCTGCTCCGTGCTGTGCACGGCGGCCGGAGAGGTGATCCAGCGCGGCGAACCGGACCGGGCCCGGGCCTATCTCCACCGCGGACTGGAGGAGTGCGAGGGTCTGTGCCGGGCCAAGCTGCTGCGCGCCCTCGGCGAGATCGAGCTCGCCGCCGACCCGGCCGCCGCGGTCGAACACCTGCGGCGCGCGCTCGTCCTCCAGCCCGACGCCGCCGGGCGCGCCGACATCCGGCTGTGCATCGCCCACGCCCTGCAGCTCCTGGGCCGTCCCGAGGAGGCCGAGCGCGTCCTCCTGGAAGGCGTGGCGGAGGCCCGCAGCGCGGAAGAGTCCTCCGCGGCCGTCCTGCGGGCCGAGCGCTGCCTGCTGCGCGAGCTGAACCACGCCGTCGACGCGGCCGTCGAGGCGGACTGCGCCGGGGTGGGAGACCTGCTCCCGCTGGAGGCCGGCGCCACCCCGGGCGAGCGCCACACCCGGCTGAGCCTGGCCGCACTGCGCTCCTCGCGCCGCGGCGAGGAGCGCGACCGGGCCGTCCACCAGGCCCGGCAGGCCCTGCAGGAGGAGCACACCAGCCTCGACTGGCGCATCGCGACCCGCACGGTGCCCCTGCAGGTGCTCGCCCGCGCCGACGAGCTCGACCTCGCCCTGTCCGAGTGCCAGGCGCTGCTGGACCGCGCGCGGGCCGAAGGCTCGCGCACCCTGCTCACCATCGCCCACAGCATGCGCGCCGAAGTGCGCTACCGCACCGGTGACATACCCGGCTGCCTGGAGGACGCCCGCAGCGCCCTGGAGCCCGCCGGGACCTCGCCCTCCGGGCACTGGAGCCGCACCGGCCAGGCGGTGGCGGCGGTCGTCGCCTCGCTGCTGGAGACCGGCGAGCTGCGCGAGGCCAACCGGGCCCTGAGCGACTTCGCCCTGGACGGCGACGTTCCCGAGGGCGCCGGGTTCGCGGCCCTGCTCTTCCACCGCGGCCGGCTCCGCGTGGCCTGCGGCCACCCGCAGGCGGGCCTGGCCGACCTGCTGGAGTGCGGCCGCCGGCTGGCCGCCGCCGGCCAGCTCAACCCCGCGGTGCTGTCCTGGCGTTCCGAGGCGGCCCTCGTGCACGCGGCGCTCGGCGAGCGCGACACCGCGCTCGTCCTCGTCGACGAGGAGCTCGCCCGCGCCCGCCAGTGGGGCGGCCGCCGGGCGACCGGCCGCGCCCTGCGGGCGACCGGGCTGCTGGCCAAGGGCCTGGGCGGCGAGGAGGCGCTGCGGGAGGCCGTCGAGGTGCTGGAGGAGTCCTCCGCCCGGCTGGACCTGGCGCGGGTGCTCACCGACCTCGGCATCCTGATGCGCAAGTCCAGCCGGCTCGGCGAAGCGCGCGAGCACCTGCGGCGCGCGCAGTCGCTGGCCGAGCAGTGCGGGGCCGCCGTGCTGGCCCAGACGGCCCGTCAGGAGCTGCTGGTGGCCGGGGCCCGGCCGCGGCGGCCGACCGAGGTGGGCATCGACGCCCTCACCCCGACCGAGCGCCGCGTCGCGCTCATGGCGGTCGCCAAGTTCACCAACCGCGAGATCGCGGGGAAGCTCTTCGTCACCCAGCGCACCGTCGAGCTGCACCTCAGCCGCGTCTACCGCAAGCTGGCGGTGACGGGCCGTTCCGGCCTGGCGGAGTATTTCGCGGAGCTCCCGGAGAGCGGTTCGGCAGGCTCCGAGCACCCCGCGGAGCGGGCCTGGACGGACGTCCGGGGCGGTGCGCGCGACAAGGCGGCCGTCTGA
- the ribA gene encoding GTP cyclohydrolase II RibA — MPEVLNCDVLNDETWDPSAAPAGHRGGARVRSRVEIPLHLADGSWQTAHVITFDGLSDGLEHIAVSYSRDPGVPLVRVHSECLTGDVLGSGRCDCGPQLDESLQRVAADGGILIYLRQESTGGTDLSLYDKLDAYSVQDRGTGRAGAGHGLRLADDARDYHAAAQMLRALGVSRVRLLTSNPDKVRQLSWYGIAVEERLDFAGRRGA, encoded by the coding sequence GTGCCCGAAGTGCTGAACTGCGATGTGCTGAACGACGAGACGTGGGACCCGTCCGCGGCCCCGGCGGGACACCGGGGCGGGGCCCGCGTCCGTTCCCGGGTCGAGATCCCGCTCCACCTGGCCGACGGCTCCTGGCAGACCGCGCACGTCATCACCTTCGACGGGCTCTCCGACGGCCTGGAGCACATCGCGGTGTCCTACAGCCGCGACCCCGGAGTCCCGCTGGTCCGCGTCCACTCGGAGTGCCTGACCGGCGACGTCCTCGGCTCGGGCCGCTGCGACTGCGGTCCGCAGCTGGACGAGTCGCTGCAGCGGGTGGCGGCGGACGGCGGCATCCTGATCTACCTGCGCCAGGAGAGCACGGGCGGCACGGACCTCAGCCTCTACGACAAGCTCGACGCGTACAGCGTCCAGGACCGCGGCACCGGCCGCGCCGGAGCGGGCCACGGCCTGCGCCTTGCGGACGACGCCCGCGACTACCACGCGGCCGCCCAGATGCTCCGGGCCCTGGGGGTCTCCCGGGTCAGGCTGCTGACCAGCAACCCCGACAAGGTGCGGCAGCTGAGCTGGTACGGCATCGCCGTCGAGGAGCGGCTGGACTTCGCAGGCCGGCGCGGCGCGTGA
- a CDS encoding ArsR/SmtB family transcription factor, translating into MRDTAEDKTDVAMLRALGHPVRLGIMRALAAEPETCACDFTELFEVTQPTISQHLKVLREAGLVVTRRRGTQICYSVRPDGLDRLHELLTAIQPPRLAAAG; encoded by the coding sequence GTGAGAGACACTGCGGAGGACAAGACGGACGTCGCCATGCTCCGGGCGCTCGGACACCCCGTGCGGCTCGGCATCATGCGCGCGCTGGCGGCCGAACCCGAGACGTGCGCCTGTGACTTCACCGAGCTCTTCGAGGTCACCCAGCCGACCATCAGCCAGCACCTGAAGGTGCTGCGCGAGGCCGGCCTCGTGGTCACCCGCCGCCGCGGCACCCAGATCTGCTACTCGGTCCGCCCCGACGGGCTCGACCGGCTCCACGAGCTCCTGACGGCCATTCAGCCGCCCCGGCTGGCCGCCGCCGGCTGA
- a CDS encoding DUF6328 family protein has translation MAASGPQDHGAGGPGPSGAPPGPGGRHETPEERADRRWAELLQEVRVTQTGVQILFGFLLTVVFTPRFTTLGDTDRTIYVITVLLGAATTGALVGPVSLHRIVSGRRIKPQTVVWAARLTMTGIVLLLCTVTSALTLILRIALHSSAVPWLVAAVVAWLVLCWFGLPSWVLRHYRSKE, from the coding sequence ATGGCAGCGAGCGGACCGCAGGATCACGGCGCCGGAGGGCCCGGGCCCTCCGGGGCTCCGCCCGGCCCCGGAGGGCGCCACGAGACGCCCGAGGAGCGCGCGGACCGGCGCTGGGCCGAGCTCCTGCAGGAGGTGCGCGTCACCCAGACGGGCGTGCAGATCCTCTTCGGTTTCCTGCTCACGGTGGTCTTCACCCCGCGGTTCACCACCCTCGGCGACACCGACCGGACGATCTACGTGATCACGGTGCTGCTCGGCGCCGCCACCACCGGCGCCCTCGTCGGCCCGGTCTCCCTCCACCGCATCGTCAGCGGCCGCCGCATCAAGCCGCAGACGGTCGTCTGGGCCGCCCGGCTGACGATGACGGGAATCGTGCTGCTGTTGTGCACGGTCACCTCGGCACTGACGCTGATCCTGCGGATCGCCCTGCACAGCAGCGCGGTCCCCTGGCTGGTGGCGGCGGTCGTGGCCTGGCTGGTGCTGTGCTGGTTCGGGCTGCCCAGCTGGGTGCTGCGCCACTACAGATCGAAGGAGTGA
- a CDS encoding MFS transporter, whose amino-acid sequence MTDKTEAPAADPAEGGVLSPQYRALSLGLITSVTLVAFLWLGVATVLPEAAEDLDGVHLFGWAFTAFMLANLFGTIAAGQGADKAGPTRPYVQAFIVFVIGCVVAAVATNWWILLAGRILQGLGVGGVLALAYLIVGLAYPDALRARMLALVASAWTLPALLGPAIAGAIASASNWRVVFLILVPLVPIAAMLTLPAMRKLKPTGDGTPGENRLPLTVLLVLGVGALLAGLENRNIAVLVPLVVVGVAITLPVLNKLLPAGTLTVRRGMPAGMIVRGLVSAAYYGGESFFPLSMTRVLGLSTLGSGLALSAGALTWVSGAWLQAKLDTRSGGKGRHARVVLGFVLLVAGDALIALAVGTDLKSVPLAIVGWAVAGLGMGFVYPAVTTIVLSLAPKGKEGSASSSLQLCETLSVAVMTGLGTAITAYGSSHDWNDSRGLGIIYVIAAVCAFLGIAAGLRTAVRKFAGDGGDGEEAPAAAAPLQESERTA is encoded by the coding sequence ATGACCGACAAGACCGAGGCGCCCGCCGCCGACCCCGCCGAGGGCGGCGTCCTCTCGCCGCAATACCGCGCGCTGTCCTTAGGGCTCATCACGTCCGTCACCCTGGTGGCCTTCCTCTGGCTGGGTGTCGCGACCGTCCTGCCCGAGGCCGCCGAGGACCTGGACGGGGTCCACCTCTTCGGCTGGGCCTTCACCGCCTTCATGCTCGCCAACCTCTTCGGCACCATCGCCGCCGGACAGGGCGCCGACAAGGCCGGGCCCACCCGCCCGTACGTGCAGGCCTTCATCGTCTTCGTCATCGGCTGCGTGGTCGCCGCGGTCGCCACCAACTGGTGGATCCTGCTGGCGGGCCGCATCCTGCAGGGCCTGGGCGTCGGCGGCGTGCTGGCCCTGGCCTACCTGATCGTCGGCCTCGCCTACCCCGACGCACTGCGCGCCCGGATGCTCGCACTCGTGGCCTCGGCGTGGACCCTGCCCGCCCTGCTCGGCCCGGCCATCGCGGGTGCGATCGCCAGTGCGTCCAACTGGCGGGTGGTCTTCCTCATCCTGGTGCCGCTGGTGCCCATCGCCGCAATGCTCACCCTGCCGGCGATGCGCAAGCTCAAGCCCACCGGCGACGGCACGCCGGGCGAGAACCGGCTGCCGCTGACGGTGCTGCTGGTGCTCGGCGTCGGCGCACTGCTGGCCGGCCTGGAGAACCGCAACATCGCCGTGCTGGTGCCGCTGGTCGTGGTCGGCGTCGCGATCACCCTGCCCGTGCTGAACAAGCTGCTCCCGGCGGGCACGCTCACCGTCCGCCGCGGCATGCCCGCCGGCATGATCGTGCGCGGTCTGGTCAGCGCCGCCTACTACGGCGGCGAGTCCTTCTTCCCGCTCAGCATGACCCGCGTCCTCGGCCTCAGCACGCTCGGCTCCGGCCTCGCGCTGTCCGCGGGCGCCCTCACCTGGGTCAGCGGCGCCTGGCTCCAGGCCAAGCTGGACACCCGCAGCGGCGGCAAGGGCCGGCACGCCCGCGTCGTCCTCGGCTTCGTCCTCCTGGTGGCCGGTGACGCGCTGATCGCCCTGGCGGTCGGCACCGACCTCAAGAGCGTCCCGCTCGCGATCGTCGGCTGGGCCGTCGCCGGTCTCGGCATGGGCTTCGTCTACCCCGCCGTCACCACGATCGTCCTGTCGCTGGCCCCCAAGGGCAAGGAGGGCTCGGCGAGCTCCAGCCTGCAGCTGTGCGAGACCCTGTCCGTGGCCGTGATGACCGGCCTCGGCACGGCCATCACCGCGTACGGCTCCTCGCACGACTGGAACGACAGCCGCGGACTCGGCATCATCTACGTCATCGCCGCGGTGTGCGCGTTCCTCGGCATCGCCGCCGGACTGCGCACCGCCGTCCGCAAGTTCGCCGGCGACGGCGGGGACGGGGAAGAGGCGCCCGCGGCCGCCGCACCGCTGCAGGAATCGGAGCGAACGGCCTGA
- a CDS encoding DUF5954 family protein: protein MSDHSERVPGYRQIRMAAPDAPVAALADEEAWRAREAYPEILGGGGPVFGVVREREEGGWQVLTHIGDRAPQDSRDTMAALFRRAARDAEESGDGAVAQEYCAAAERLDWEAVDEMTVLGGRHRVVRAEQFVRTGPDGPEPPRPSDPDPAAPGRSHEVPDPVEGMVLDTLTATGMSEGILKAELLSLVQGPGTVPPDVRADSLRAAGTHPGGVLLPAAYMIAEWSGGQWEPVTTGCPTPQAARDALAMDLRVMAPVLLRLDEKEREEYARAADRLDAECGPEAEAAGRRFRVVRIERLVRVGPDGPEGPRPSDHDPQPPVKVHDRQLREQGLVHDDEDDEDFEPSEEAKEMMALARKEQERRRRLDEAGRGGAPQGPEAQDQARRA from the coding sequence ATGTCCGATCACAGCGAGCGAGTGCCGGGGTACCGGCAGATCAGGATGGCTGCGCCCGACGCCCCGGTCGCCGCCCTGGCGGACGAGGAGGCGTGGCGGGCACGCGAGGCGTACCCCGAGATCCTCGGGGGCGGCGGCCCGGTCTTCGGCGTCGTGCGCGAGCGGGAGGAGGGCGGCTGGCAGGTGCTGACCCACATCGGCGACCGCGCGCCCCAGGACTCCCGGGACACCATGGCCGCCCTCTTCCGCCGGGCCGCCCGCGACGCGGAGGAGTCCGGCGACGGCGCCGTGGCGCAGGAGTACTGCGCGGCCGCCGAACGGCTGGACTGGGAGGCCGTCGACGAGATGACGGTGCTCGGCGGCCGCCACCGGGTCGTGCGCGCGGAGCAGTTCGTCCGGACCGGCCCCGACGGGCCCGAGCCCCCGCGCCCCTCCGACCCCGACCCGGCCGCGCCCGGCAGGTCCCACGAGGTGCCCGATCCCGTAGAGGGCATGGTCCTCGACACCCTCACGGCCACGGGCATGTCCGAGGGCATTCTCAAGGCCGAACTGCTGTCGCTGGTCCAGGGCCCCGGCACCGTGCCCCCCGACGTGCGTGCCGACTCCCTGCGGGCCGCCGGCACGCACCCGGGCGGCGTGCTGCTGCCCGCCGCGTACATGATCGCGGAGTGGTCCGGCGGGCAGTGGGAGCCCGTGACCACCGGCTGTCCCACGCCCCAGGCCGCCCGCGACGCCCTCGCGATGGACCTGCGGGTCATGGCCCCGGTGCTGTTGCGGCTGGACGAGAAGGAGCGCGAGGAGTACGCCCGGGCGGCGGACCGGCTCGACGCCGAGTGCGGCCCGGAGGCGGAGGCGGCCGGCCGGCGCTTCCGCGTGGTGCGCATCGAGCGCCTGGTGCGCGTCGGGCCGGACGGTCCGGAGGGACCGCGCCCCTCCGACCACGACCCCCAGCCGCCCGTCAAGGTGCACGACCGGCAGCTGCGCGAGCAGGGGCTGGTCCACGACGACGAGGACGACGAGGACTTCGAGCCTTCCGAAGAGGCGAAGGAGATGATGGCGCTCGCGCGCAAGGAACAGGAGCGCAGACGACGGCTCGACGAAGCGGGACGGGGCGGGGCGCCGCAGGGCCCGGAGGCGCAGGACCAGGCCCGTCGTGCCTAA
- a CDS encoding UdgX family uracil-DNA binding protein (This protein belongs to the uracil DNA glycosylase superfamily, members of which act in excision repair of DNA. However, it belongs more specifically to UdgX branch, whose founding member was found to bind uracil in DNA (where it does not belong), without cleaving it, appears to promote DNA repair by a pathway involving RecA, rather than base excision.) codes for MPAPEDYDAGPFVPGGADLQGLRDAAAGCRGCPLFREATRTVFGSGDASARVVLVGEQPGDQEDRKGEPFVGPAGGVLTRALAEAGIDPAEAYVTNAVKHFKFERQARGKRRIHKAPNLHEISACRPWLASELRLVGPEVVVALGATAGKSLLGSSFRVTQQRGVPLPLPSLDGDGEGEGEGTLVATIHPSAVLRADDRARADAYAGLVSDLGVAARLLHGGSG; via the coding sequence ATGCCCGCTCCGGAGGACTACGACGCGGGGCCCTTCGTACCCGGCGGAGCAGACCTGCAGGGCCTGCGGGACGCCGCGGCCGGCTGCCGGGGCTGCCCGCTGTTCCGCGAGGCCACCCGGACGGTCTTCGGCTCGGGCGACGCCTCCGCCCGGGTGGTGCTCGTCGGCGAGCAGCCGGGCGACCAGGAGGACCGCAAGGGCGAGCCCTTCGTCGGTCCGGCCGGAGGCGTGCTGACCCGGGCGCTCGCGGAGGCCGGCATCGACCCGGCGGAGGCGTACGTCACCAACGCCGTCAAGCACTTCAAGTTCGAGCGGCAGGCGCGGGGCAAGCGCCGCATCCACAAGGCGCCCAACCTCCACGAGATCAGCGCCTGCCGCCCCTGGCTCGCCTCCGAACTGCGGCTGGTCGGACCGGAGGTGGTCGTCGCCCTCGGCGCGACCGCGGGCAAGTCCCTGCTCGGCTCTTCCTTCCGGGTGACGCAGCAGCGCGGCGTCCCCCTGCCGCTGCCGTCACTCGACGGTGACGGCGAAGGGGAGGGCGAGGGCACGCTCGTGGCGACCATCCACCCGTCGGCCGTGCTGCGCGCGGACGACCGCGCCCGCGCCGACGCGTACGCGGGCCTGGTATCGGACCTCGGCGTGGCGGCCCGGCTGCTGCACGGCGGGAGCGGGTGA
- a CDS encoding TIGR03557 family F420-dependent LLM class oxidoreductase — MTEYGYFLSTEEHGPADLVEQARMAEQAGFTSLWISDHFHPWNPAQGQSPFVWSVIGALSQATSLPVRTAVTCPIMRLHPAVTAQAAATAAVQLGGGFRLGVGSGEALNEHILGGAWPQAAIRLEMLQEAVQVMRLLFEGGEVSHHGKHYTVENARLYTVPDEPVPIDVSAFGPTATELAGRIGDGFITMAPDAEAVDRFRRSGGGAKPVFGGLKVCWGTDREEAVRTAHRLWANEQLPGELPQILPTPRHFEQANELVPVERVADAVTCGGDVDAHLAAITAYAGAGFDTVFVNQIGPDQRGFFDFYRSKVLPQLPD; from the coding sequence ATGACGGAATACGGCTACTTCCTGTCCACCGAGGAACACGGCCCCGCCGACCTGGTCGAACAGGCGCGCATGGCCGAGCAGGCCGGCTTCACCTCCCTGTGGATCTCCGACCACTTCCACCCGTGGAACCCGGCCCAGGGCCAGAGCCCCTTCGTCTGGTCGGTGATCGGCGCGCTCTCGCAGGCCACCTCCCTGCCCGTCCGGACGGCCGTCACCTGCCCGATCATGCGCCTGCACCCGGCCGTCACGGCCCAGGCGGCGGCCACGGCCGCCGTCCAGCTCGGCGGGGGCTTCCGGCTCGGCGTGGGCAGCGGGGAGGCGCTCAACGAACACATCCTCGGCGGCGCCTGGCCGCAGGCGGCGATCCGGCTGGAGATGCTGCAGGAGGCCGTCCAGGTGATGCGGCTCCTCTTCGAGGGCGGCGAGGTCAGCCACCACGGCAAGCACTACACCGTGGAGAACGCCCGGCTGTACACCGTGCCCGACGAACCCGTGCCCATCGACGTCTCGGCGTTCGGGCCGACCGCGACCGAGCTGGCCGGGCGCATCGGCGACGGCTTCATCACGATGGCCCCCGACGCGGAGGCGGTCGACCGCTTCCGGCGCAGCGGGGGCGGCGCCAAGCCCGTGTTCGGCGGGCTGAAGGTGTGCTGGGGAACCGACCGCGAGGAGGCCGTGCGCACCGCGCACCGCCTGTGGGCCAACGAACAGCTCCCCGGGGAGCTGCCCCAGATCCTGCCGACGCCCCGGCACTTCGAACAGGCGAATGAGCTGGTTCCGGTGGAGCGCGTCGCCGACGCGGTCACCTGCGGGGGCGACGTGGACGCGCACCTGGCCGCGATCACGGCGTACGCCGGCGCCGGGTTCGACACCGTCTTCGTCAACCAGATCGGGCCCGACCAGCGCGGCTTCTTCGACTTCTACCGCAGCAAGGTGCTGCCGCAGCTGCCGGACTGA